TACAAGCTCGCTTGCCGCGCTTAGGGTTTCCCCGGGAACCTGGCGCAGAATCAATTCGTAGATGATCTTGCCCAGTTTCAAAACGAGCAGCTGTTGGGCTGTGCTTGGCCGGATATTACCGACATGGTCGTAGAACGTCGGACACAGCTTGCAATTGAGGCTTTCAGACAGAAACATATTCCTGGTTGAAATCTGCTCTATCTGGCCCGCGGTGTGAATGAGCAGAGAGGCCATTCCTGTTGCAATCTCCGCGCACATGCGCAGTAGTAGAAATGTCGGGATGATTGGCACCCGGTATGTGTTGCCATGGCAACCATGCAACAAGTCAAATACACTTCCGCCACGCATTGGCTCCATGATCAAAGCCACGCCGTAAGGTAGAGTTGCCACACCATAGACTTGTGCCAGGTAGGGATTGGGCTTTCTTTGAATCATTCTAAGTAAAGAAGAAGACATGATCCAGGTGGAGCTGATGTCAGCATCAACAGAAATCTGATGTTTTAAGTAGTATTTCGCAAGAATTATCACAAAGAAATTGCAACTGCAACTTGTTTGGCCACAACTAACATTgctgataaaaattttaaacactaGCGGGGCAGTAGAAACTACATAGGCGGGATCAGCCAGTTTCTTACTCATGTTTCTGCTTGATAAAGATATCCTGCCATCCTTGGTCATAGACTCCCACGGTAACTGGTGCATCATTTTCATCAAACCCATGATAATAATTTCCACTTCCTCCATGGGCCAATATCCCATCTTCTCCAGCGACAATGCGAAGTGCGGAATATGTCGCCAGAGTCTgagttgaaataataaaaacataaattacgATCTCAGAATTTAGTTGCTCGAAAAAGATTCAGAACTTGAGTTACACTTAATCTGcaatttataacatttatGGCTTCACTACTTTTGGGAACAAAACGAGGCGTTATGCACTGGAACTATGTCAGAATTACGACTCCCAGTATATAGCACTTTAGTGATTCACATAAAGCATGAATTACCCACCTTTGGTCctttaaattccaaaatgcaGTAGGCCTGTGCTTTCTCACTTTGGTCAGATATGATCACCGGTCCGTTGAACTAAAATGACAAAGTTAGTTCTTTAAAAGGCCGGTACGCAATCTTAGGATAAGCGTTTCCTAacttaagttattttaagAGTCAACCTCTGCATGATCCTTGCTAAAGTAGATTTTAATGTTGTGTTTCGACTCTTCAACGTATTCTATCTCAACACGACAACCAACCGTGTCATCAGGATTATACGGTGGGCCCCATCGCTTCACAGCAGAACAATCCGCCCTTTTTAAACTGTTACAAATATAACTTTCAATTGAATATCGTGGCATTTAAGATGACCAGAAGCGCATCCAGGAAGTTTTGTGAGGTTCGTTTGTCAATTCCTTTCACCGTATTTGAATTCACACTAACTTTCTTAAGCCACTCAATATCAACATGCGTTTGGGAAAACTTAATTGCTCCATAGATATATACCTCCCATCAGAGCAATATCCATACCACCATTTACTTTTACCAAGCAATAGACAACCTCCGTTTTTTGGAATGCATGAATACAAGGTGATTTCCTCTGTGTAAAATAATATAGATGACATTCCAGCAATAAGCCTTTAAAAAATCCAACCAAATTTGTTTGTACGATACAACCTTGATATAGAAAACGAAAGTTGGATTACAATAAATTGCCGATACCATAATCATCCATCATAGTTGTTTCAAAGTATTTCAGGGTTTTGACATTTCGTAACTTCTGCGTCAGCTCATAAGTTTGACTTGTGGTGTTTTCAAAAAGCTTAAGTTCAGCATGAACTTGTGCAGATGATTCAATGCAAGGAAGTGTCTTTTCCACAACCTATTGTGATGTCAACATCAAACGAAGTGGTTTAGAATTGGCGGCAATGCTCTGACACAGTAAAAATCTAGGATAAATTTTAGTCATGGGAACCTTTTTAGAGTTCTTTGTAAAGTGAACAGTGATATCCtgaagtttattttctttatcaaACCTTCGGACGAGCCAATATCCAACCCTATCCCCTGCTTTGTAACTCGGTCCTCGATCTTCCTCTAAGACCGGGCCGACTTTGAAACTTCACATGAAACATTTGTaggaaataattaatttattcaaGATTGATACAATTTTGTATCGAATTTCATCCTAAGCTCATCTCATTTAAGTGCATGGTTCCAAGCATAATGTTTTAAATCTTACAAGACACACAAACCATAGCAAACAAAGGATCTTAGTCTTACCTTCCATTAGAGATGTATTCTAAAGATGAAACAGGTACCGGTGCCTCCGAATGGGGAAATTCTTCTTTCACAACAACAATGCGCAACGAAACTATATCTAAACAATTCCAATTgcttttataacaaaaatttctGCTTGAACCGATAACAAGTGATGCCATTGTCATTATGACATTATAAACATGATATAACCTAAATACTATTAACACTATTGACACTTGTTATTGACAAGGTTAACTACCGTAACGTAGGGTTATTGATTCGTATATATCTGTGACGCTGTAACTTGGCAACAACATTACTGATGAAAGGCCGCGCATATCACGATTCCTGgtgcaaataaaaacatatcaGTGTTACATCATAATGTGCAAACATGAAACACCCAAGACAATGTGCGTGAAATGCAATCAGTACCAGCATGCAAGATAAACATTTAAATGAGTTCACACTCGCAATGtgtttaaaagtaaataacaCTGATAAACCAAGCATTCAAGAAATACCCGAGATTATTCTGCTCGAATGTGGTCTGGACGGCCATTTTCGTAATTTCGTAACAGATGACTAAATGAGAaatgagtctaataagtaacctGAAAGCAAAAAACACGTTGATCAAACTAAAATGCTTTACTTAATAGGTTCAACTTAACACAGTGTGGTTATTAAGGGGTCAAATTTTTTATCCTTGGACTAAAGAAAGTCTTTGCTAAACTAAACTTGGCAAAGACTCCATACCGCTTCAGTTTGGGTTCTAAGTTGCATGTTATTATTGCAGCACAACACGCTTTTTTGCTGTTTCAGTCAATGTGAACAAATATCCACTGTCGGAGGGGACAAGGACAAATTTTCAGACTCTATGAAAATGTTGGATTCTCACATCTCAAGCTATTCTTCTTCAAAACCGCATTTGACCAGTCACTGGATAGTACGTTACGCATGTCAATATGTTTTTTCAGCTTTGCAGAtttcatgtttaaaatatCTAGGGCACATGCAGAATGTAGCTGCAAATGGTCAACAAAACTGGCAAACTGTGTAATTTTGAACAAGAGTTTAGTATTGACTCTATAAAGCTAATACAAGAGTTTGGGAAATCTCAGAGCACTTTATGAATTTATGGCCTAAAGCTGCTACCATGGGCAAAATATAATGAAGCCACATGCGGAACATAATGAAACTAAGAATTTGGACCATTTCTGATTTGTAATCAAACGAAGATGATGTTAAGGTATTCTGATGTCTCATTACAAGCAGTTTCCATATGAGATGGTTTCCAGGTGGGAAGGATGGATTCAAAGCACAATACATAGAGTCGTAGACATATTGTAAGACTTTTAAAATCTGAATAATTTTAGAACTAAAAATCTCAACTCATTCTGGGAATTAAATTTGCAACCCAACTCAGTTATAAGCTTGCCCAATCACAACAGCACTTCAAGtgacttaacttaaaaatccTCGTAGAGCACGAATTTTAACAGTTAATTGCAATTAAACTCTTAATTACAGATATCTTAGAAGTAACTTGATTTATACTTACGGTACACTGCTTGCTTGCTGGCAGAAAATGCAATTCCATAAAAGAAGAGACAGCACAAAGTTattagaaaaatattaaatgagTTTCTAAGAGTCTGTAACACACGAAAATCAGAATTAATTTTGCCCAATAACATAAAATGACAAGAAAACATTCCAACGACATCCGTGCTGCTACAAAAAACACAAGGTCAAGGCATAACATTTAGCAACAAcacaatgaaaacatttttataaaccTCATTTTAGGTGTGAAAATACAGCACATGTGACATATAACATTGAAGTACAATATATGCTGGATACACACTATtgttaaaacaatgaaaaatattaactcTTCTGCCAAGTCGGACAAAGTTTAAAGCTAGGGCTTGTCACTGAGTAACCGCCGCAACGATGAAGCATGTTGAAATTTTATGTCAATACGGACGGTGAGTAAGATGACAACACGCGTTATCTTGAAAGTTTGAACAGCTAGGCCTCTACTTTGCACACAATTACAACACAAAACTTAGAATTTGAAAACTACTTTTGTGGTAGGCATCAGAAATGATGATTTTATCGTAAGATCACAACATATAGAATTGCGCCATAATAATACAGTTTAGTTTAACATTATTGTATGAACAAGTGGGCAACTACAGGTATCCACACATCGTCTTATGTAGGTGGTTcatatatttttcaattatcTGCCAAGTTCTTAATTCAGTTCATAAACGCAGGAAGTAATTTACAAGTGGAAATTTGGAGACCAAAATGGCTTCCATGATTTCATAATTAAAACAGAACGCCATTTTGATAAATTAGTCCATAGTATTTTCCCAAGATcaattttttgaatatttaCAACATCATTTTCATGGGACTGCCGGCATTAGCGAGTTCATTGATTGGCACACAAGtgtatcgttgaaagaacggCATATTCACTTTCAAGTACTTAGTGATATGAGCAACTTTGTGATGTAGCATAAGCAAAACACCCGCTTGTCTGAAAATGGACGCATTTAGAATTCGATCCCTTATTTCTAAAATGCCAGGTCTTTCTGTGGGGTAATGGGCCCAGCACTTTGATATCAGCATCCTAAGTTCATTGATGATTTTTTCATCTTGGGTTTGGTCCTGCTCGATGAAGCCATCTAGTGGTGGTCGACGACCAGCCAATACGTCCATCGGAGCAATGAACGGTTGCTTTTGAGTGAGTATTTCATACGAAATCAAGCCAAAACTGTAGACGTCCATGGCTTTGGTTGCAAATTGACGTGCATTCATCAATCTTTCGGGAGCGGCATAAGCAACTGTGAAATGGGGGCTGGAATCCTTCTGAACCGTGGAAGAGACGAGTGCTCCACCAAAGTCGGCAATCTTGCATTGTAAGTCTGATGTTAGCAGAATATTAGGCGGTTTGAGGTCGCCATGGGTAATTCGACGATCATCAAATTTCTGATGAAGGTAGGCAAGCCCGGTGGCGATTTCTCCACAAAACTTGTATTTCAGAAGTGGTGAAAAATCTTCAGTCCGGACATTTTCCAAGAAGAGTTTCAGATTCCCCCCACTCATGTGCTCCATAATGACAGCAAGTCCGCCATGCCACGAAGTGTAGCCATAAATCTGCACCAGGTTGGGATGACGAATGCGACGAAGGCAAAGAGCTTCTTTAACAAATCTTGAAAAAAAAGCTTAGGATCATGCTTCTGTTTGTAGTTCGTAGTTCTGTAACTGTCTTACCTTGTAACTTCTTTCATAGGGATCcgaatttttgtaaatttgacaGCAACGGGCGAGTGACTTTCATCAAAGGCAAGCTGGACATGCCCGAGCCTTCCCTTGCCCAAACAACCGTCTTTGTCATTAACAGCATAAATTTCTGAAGCTTCGTAGAATATCTGTCAAAATTTatcaacaacaataaacaaatGGCAAAAGTTATTACTTACGCAACTATATTTTCTAACGGTCGTTACAAACAACGTAACAACTCATAAAAAGCATTGTTACAAAATAGAGATAAATGACTCACCCAGCTCTCAGGTGAACCAGTTTGCTGATGGATGACATCATCCAGTGGCATTTGTTGCAACCTGCTTATTGCATCATCTTGGCATGAAGTGAGATTCTCATCTTCCTCTTTCAGGTTTACATGTGGGAGGTGTTTGGAGCAAAATGCGTCTGTGAAGTCTTCCCTGTCAGCCTCTCTCAGCCAAGAAACAACCTCAGAGAATTTGTCGATCGAATATTTTCCTGAAATTTCTTTCGGTGTACACTGGACAGCATGTTGCTTAAGTAGCTTTATTTTCTCCCGAGTCTCATCAACATCATCAGGATGAATGACCTTCTTAAGGAGTTGCTGAGCTTGAAAGTTGCACAAGCCGTAGATGAACTTACCAACCAGTCGCCATCTGCATCCTCCAAGTTTAGACAGAAACGGTCGAAATTTCGGCAGCTCCATGCCAAAAATTATGTGAGCTGCTGTCAAATATTCCTGAAAAATTTGatgagaaaaagaaaaagaaccTTCTCCGTCAAACTTTGTGAGATCCTTATATGTCATGAATGGCATGGTATGGAAAAACTGCAAGTCATACTCATTGACATTATGTCTTTGCAGAACCTGCTGTGTGAGAAGCATTCTACGACTTTGAGAAGCATCAAAAGCTAAGTTGGCTAACTTCATGAAGTAAATTCTTCTTTGAGCACATTGCGGGTATTTCTCCATGACAAATCTCACGATTGCAAATGACATCACATTCGTAAATGATAAGGATGAGTTTAGTTTACCCTGCAAGGACAACTTTTGTAGACTGGAAAAAATGACAACACAAATATTGGGAGATCGACAAAATGCCAAAATATCAGGATGTTCACGCAAATAATGTTGAACTTTGTTGAACTCGCTTCCACAGATGTCCTCCAAGAGCTGTCTCTGGGAGCCTTTGCTAAGTCCTAAAATCTTGACAATAAATGAAGGCCGACAAGCTTTGTGGAGTTCAAAGAGCTGTTTCGGTCTCGATGTGAAAATTTTCTTCGCCGAAGGAAACAAGTTCCCGGCAAGAATATTCTTGATAAAAACTTCAGCAGTTGCTTTTGTTTGTGTCGACCTTAGTGGTGTTAGCTGGTTTGGTGACCGCCAGACGGCTTCGTCCAACCCgtcaaaaataaacatcacaTCTGGGCTGTTGTTAAGATGCTCAAGCAACTCAGCTTCAGAGTTTTCAACAAGGTCCAAGGGgcaggaggaggaggaggtgTTTTCCAATAACaactgaa
Above is a window of Clavelina lepadiformis chromosome 8, kaClaLepa1.1, whole genome shotgun sequence DNA encoding:
- the LOC143468502 gene encoding uncharacterized protein LOC143468502, which codes for MAVQTTFEQNNLGNRDMRGLSSVMLLPSYSVTDIYESITLRYDIVSLRIVVVKEEFPHSEAPVPVSSLEYISNGSFKVGPVLEEDRGPSYKAGDRVGYWLVRRFDKENKLQDITVHFTKNSKKVVEKTLPCIESSAQVHAELKLFENTTSQTYELTQKLRNVKTLKYFETTMMDDYEEITLYSCIPKNGGCLLLGKSKWWYGYCSDGSLKRADCSAVKRWGPPYNPDDTVGCRVEIEYVEESKHNIKIYFSKDHAEFNGPVIISDQSEKAQAYCILEFKGPKTLATYSALRIVAGEDGILAHGGSGNYYHGFDENDAPVTVGVYDQGWQDIFIKQKHEMIQRKPNPYLAQVYGVATLPYGVALIMEPMRGGSVFDLLHGCHGNTYRVPIIPTFLLLRMCAEIATGMASLLIHTAGQIEQISTRNMFLSESLNCKLCPTFYDHVGNIRPSTAQQLLVLKLGKIIYELILRQVPGETLSAASELVSAVNAYIDTLRDERSVNIHKYLRDVMISCLASHEQRPSIKQVRDSLALKLSTEQNVSEMQHAVADISESMGLKWIPFTAECVALGQISSARR
- the LOC143468481 gene encoding uncharacterized protein LOC143468481 — its product is MHPFNSNAEISEHDLKQEEVRCDQLPGNKLSQASNERRKMTSKDCVPPPFQKVKEAVKKSVEELVGLEETSDNTHQFLSLDFEISHQSTELFQQHCDFQKGQIIPEPENCPRTIDENHILDFLDKNVEKENYVCPRNFVGVIGMAGCGKTTLAKRLTRQILSNRLSNNPDFLFYIQLRNVNFREEINLFQLLLENTSSSSCPLDLVENSEAELLEHLNNSPDVMFIFDGLDEAVWRSPNQLTPLRSTQTKATAEVFIKNILAGNLFPSAKKIFTSRPKQLFELHKACRPSFIVKILGLSKGSQRQLLEDICGSEFNKVQHYLREHPDILAFCRSPNICVVIFSSLQKLSLQGKLNSSLSFTNVMSFAIVRFVMEKYPQCAQRRIYFMKLANLAFDASQSRRMLLTQQVLQRHNVNEYDLQFFHTMPFMTYKDLTKFDGEGSFSFSHQIFQEYLTAAHIIFGMELPKFRPFLSKLGGCRWRLVGKFIYGLCNFQAQQLLKKVIHPDDVDETREKIKLLKQHAVQCTPKEISGKYSIDKFSEVVSWLREADREDFTDAFCSKHLPHVNLKEEDENLTSCQDDAISRLQQMPLDDVIHQQTGSPESWIFYEASEIYAVNDKDGCLGKGRLGHVQLAFDESHSPVAVKFTKIRIPMKEVTRFVKEALCLRRIRHPNLVQIYGYTSWHGGLAVIMEHMSGGNLKLFLENVRTEDFSPLLKYKFCGEIATGLAYLHQKFDDRRITHGDLKPPNILLTSDLQCKIADFGGALVSSTVQKDSSPHFTVAYAAPERLMNARQFATKAMDVYSFGLISYEILTQKQPFIAPMDVLAGRRPPLDGFIEQDQTQDEKIINELRMLISKCWAHYPTERPGILEIRDRILNASIFRQAGVLLMLHHKVAHITKYLKVNMPFFQRYTCVPINELANAGSPMKMML